ATCAGGTaaactgtaacatgtgttactaGTTTCATCATACATTTAGATTTAGAATTAAACGCGTAGTTTGTTGCTCGTTAAAATTTATTACCCTCTAATATGCGTACGTGTCTGAAACCCATTTAATATTTATGTGATGTTATAGGGTTGAACAAGACTAAGAAGCAACTGGAAGAGAGAGAACTGGGGTGTAGTGAACTTGGGCAAAAAACAAATGAAGTCGTCGAAGGTGATAAGAGTGTTCATGATGCTGGTAATTCAAGTGGAGGTGACTGTAGTGTTGGTGGGGCCGAAGAAAATAAAGGAGCAGGAGGCGTGGATAAAAGTGATGCTGAAGAAGTGCATAAGCCGCTAGGTTTAATGCGTGCAATACTGCGTATTAAAGCAGCAGAAGTGCATGGTGCACGTGGTAGTTCCCGTACCCCTTTAATAATGCCTGACTTTAAAAGTGTGCTTTGTTACTTTATTTGATTTAACATAGGGCATCTTGTTTGGACAGATTACCGTGGTTCGGACATGCAGTTTGTTAGTAAAGATGAACATAGAGTGGATACAGACAATAAAGTGGCTGCGAATGACAATGATGAACAGAACACCGATCTGGAAGCGAATGACGCCAAAAAGGATGAGATTTACGAAGtaaggtgtaacacctcgaatttttgtgtccaatgatgtgttaacacgtgtcatttgtttacacgtggcatctataataaataaaggactaattttgacaaaccttgaaagtatataaattcgagggttataaatgtcaacaagggtaaatatactgtatagtatccctaaataatgcttaaaccttcaaacgaataaattatagatcgtacaaaaacaaaacgcggaagaaagtgagagattacaaactacaggggttaactgtgtcaacatgtttaataatacctctgagtgaccctttaacgttccaaagactttgtaacggtattataccctcactaaaataatatatatgaatttcgcgaagtttcgatatgaaacgagaaagttacgatcgaattcgtagaagaagggttaaaaacgtcaacagtgaaagttaaggctttccaatataattaataaataaaccggggacttaataatgcgggtaaataacacgaggcccctatcggtaaataaccgagggccaaaccgcaaagttaccccttcaaaaccgaaaggtcaggtaaatcattacgaaagatttcgttattaattaccggattctgataatcatgacaaaagattttaaaaatctgaaaaacagacttctcgcgacccgcgtgaaggttaggcttaagtgtaagcgggccgcgagcctcctaaataacacgcctgaaatttgaactttaggcgacccgcgttaaaatgcatgggaactcccatgcgggccgcgtaaagtgcccagatgcagaattgttgtaactacttggcctttggaccatttgaacgatcaaacctcaatcaatgaggcatgggcaccctacaattgacccataacactctaggccacctgcccatcatccatggtcacttatagaccaatgtgtgatgatcttggagcttggtttgcactataaatagcaatgttgtagttacaacattcacacaactcaaaacacaactactgaccattctaagaagctccaagcattcttctctgctccatattcaagtactaacttctgtaagttaccttgatcatccatagttcagtttatgcttagtttttagctaaaaaccaaaccgtcgtaactacggtttgactttacaataaatcagtaatggttcagtcgtatgtcgaatcaaaaatggttatgagttggtatttatgtgggtaataaacctctaaaatggttccccctgatcaccactctaactatggcaaatgtcgagtcaaacgtgcggttaaaaagtcaacagaaagctattttagcgatttatgcataatctgtaatgtatatgatatggaacctgttttgataatcataaatcatgataataagtatataaacttgtttgcgctcgtttgaatcgatcatttgctatattgaaccggttcggagtcgaaagtcgcaaaagtttgacttttgctttgacttcagttctggcccgttttagtgaggtataaatataccttaggactctcttaggaccaggtcacatgttggtataaacctctgtggtcggttcatgagttatccgagtcttttgcgcaattccgtcattcgcctaaaagttgaccgtaacggccttttaaaattaaaacgagtatttcggacacgtgaacggaccaaaaccttgcttgttaaattataagcatgtccttaaagtttcacgtcaatccgaggcctagaatgagagttatgctaaaaggcgcacttttaagaaagttttgtaattaacggcgcaattagcataacgcccatctaacccaagttttcgtcaccaaaacttttacccactgtggtaaaataatattttgggaattttaaagatttttaataatttttaccttgctcataacctgcggttatggctacggttcggtaaataccgaatatgccctttttggccaaaacgggagttctacaaggtcttttgacccgattccagttgccactggttttaaataataaataaagtattttaagctttataagctgttcgggaaactcagatttcctgtagaactcgaaaagcccttttaaagtctttaaaatgaccgaaaagcccctacggggcataatattaacttaaactcgttacgggcattacggagggtatcctactgataccaaaatacttttaaggcatattgacttaggaaataagcgtaggacacttatggttaaccgtttcgcctatttgcgcacacggtacggcccatggaactagttttcgtgcaatagccgatatgggtcaaattatattatttgaaccccaaaatccagagtatgaactataaacccacataaaacaagtcactgaacttgtcgggtccaaatcatactccattcccggttttcgccttttcgtgcgaattaaccatatctatatatcggaatcaaccggtttaagctacggctaatacaaggaccgttaggattctaagaggttaattaaaaccttcgttccagattaggagccccagtaaaagctatcggtgacttgatctaaattaaggatttatacttgcaaaggtaaatactttaacttatttcccctatatgggcttgggttacggtatattaataccgcttgattgagcattatataattccatcgcttaggtggttaattgattaaatatgatcggctcatttaaacagttttgttgcttataagcctttggggggtttaatgaccgttgtcccggatatccttggcatcattttacgaaatggccacgaccatcgacatcccggtgtaggcgtacacccggtataaagtgtcgacattaaaaattaaaagacgtagccgttggtttttgtactacggttttacgcaaacgtggtgtgtctataaatctttaacccggcacgacccgggctactgaacgcataaaagaacatgtaaaacgttcacaagatcattatgaattttcccaagttataaaagagtttatgccttgtgcattcaaatcaattttaataaacattttcaaatgtgtcagttgaatgtatttaccagtgtaaactgacgtattttccccaaaaagattaagtgcaggtacctaaacgtaattggctggtattagctcccttgcgtcgggataagtctcgcaagcttgattgcagtatctgatggaacaatactttatgtttatttacgatccactgtggatatatccaacccctgtaatacattttgatattacaatcagaggttgaaatttatatatttatcttatgcttccgctgtgcattatataattgtgtggtttgactatattgttgccaacatcgtcacggtaatcccccaccgggcccaccggtgagacacgtggaaatcggggtgtgacataaggtTTGTTTGTGATCAAGAGGTGGCCAAAATGGTCGAGATGGAGGTTAAGGATAGCAAACAGGTTGAATGGAATGAGAAGGAAGGTAATCTTCGGAAACCGTTTTATTTGTTTAGCCATGCTTAGCCATGCCTTATTTATTCGAAAAATGTTTATGCAAGTACAGATCGTAAGATTGAGAATGAAGTTAGGGCTGCATCTGATGGAAGAAAAGGAGAGAGTGGTGGCGTCGTGTTTTCATCTGTGGAAGGTGCTGTTAATGATAAGGACGAACATGGGGTTCTGGATGGCGAAGGCAAGGGGGCTGTTGATGAGTGTGACCGTGTTTTTAACGGTAATTATTTATGCAGCTTCTGGTACTAAGTTGTGCATGAGATGTAACAGCATTGTTTTATGCAGCTGCAGAAGGTAAGATTGAGCATGATGGGATGCATGCTACTTATGTAAATATGCAAGGGTGCAGTAGCGCGGGGGTAGACTTAGTTTCGGGCGACGGTTTCGAGAAGGCCCAGGATGTCGATGGAAAAGGGAAAGCGGCTGAAGAGGTCCCTCCTGCGGAAAAGAACGGTAAGGACTTTCATGCTCTAACATGTGTTAACTGGTTTCCTACATGTATCATTTAGTGAGTTAACATGTGTTAATCATACAAACAGTGTGCGAAGGGGATACCGTTTTTGATGAACGGAATTTAGATGGCCCGAATTGGAGTCTTGGAATGACACAAATTGGGGGTCAATTCAACGTGTCACAGGAAATTGGTACGATATAGCATTAAACAAAGTTAGTATTGATGGGTTAGTTCGAGTCATATATAATATACTTATTTGCATTAAACGTGCAGGTTGCACAAGTGGGAAGATGGATGATATTCCTCGGACAGAAACCGAGCGTTCCGGTGAGCTTAAACACATTCATTTACCGCATCAAGTGTGTTGTAATCTTTAATACGTTACGTgagttatttattttatatgtgttAGGCGATATGGAGGCTACCACAGACTTGAGTATGGTTATAATGGTAGACCCAGTTAGCTCCTATGACCCGGCCATTGCAATCCACAAAGGTCAAACTGGTCTGGAATTTTGTGGGGGTGATATGTATGAGGTGGAGGACAATATTCCGCTTGCAAACCGTGTGCGTATGTTGGCTGAGTTGGGGGCACAAAAAAGGAAGCTCCCTTTCAGAGAGAAAGTGGCAGCGGAACCAAACAGATCACCTTACTATATAAGGACTGTTGACATGGGGCAGCCAATAACTAAGAAGGAGACAAATGTGTGGGAGTACATATACGCTGATGAAAGCCCGTTGCACCTTTTAAGTGGGTATTCTCGTAGGAAGCGGGCAATGGAGGCAAACGTGTAAGTAGAACTGCAACGTGGTTTATTGTTTTATAGTAATAGGGTAAACCATTAACCAAGTTCCACACTGGATAATtggttatattttgtttttttctgCAGGAGGGAACAGGGTTCGTCGTCGGTGGTTGATGTAGATAGTCCGATACACATGGCTGTGTAAGTAGGGGGGTCATCGTACGAAATTTTAGTAAAACAATAAATTACATATGTTAACGTATgcaatttaatttataatttgtACATCTGACACCAGGGAGTTGCTGTTTAGAAGCCCTACCCATGTACAAGCGTCTCGGTCTATGTTCAAGAGTTTAAACGTTGGCAATGAGGTCTCAGATGGTATTATTGACTGTTGGGCGGATGTGCTAAACTCCCAAGAGAAAAGAAAATCACGGGAGGCTTACAGTAGGCAATTCTTTGGTACTAAAGTTGTGGTGAGTGTCATGTATATAGAGATTACAGTGTGGCGACTTTTTGACCTTATTAATTTCTCTGTTGTGCTTAAAGTTTCCGTGGATGCTCACATCTGAGGAAGGCGGAGTAGAGGCGCGGATGCACAAGTTTCGGCTTGGGATAAAAGGTGCGGTTAACAGCGGTGAAAACGTTCCTGATTTTCGAATTCAAGACATTGTTTTCTTCCCTATATTGGAGCACAAACACTTTTACTTGCTAGTGTTTGAGTTACGCGACCCCGGGATTTATGTCGTTGATAATGACAAAGCCCGACAAGGTCAGTTGATAGAAGATAGTGTCTACTACCTACACAAGGACACAGCGTATAAGATCGTAAGTCACTAAACTGACAATTGTTGAACAAATAAGTGTGATAATATTGAGGATCTGCTTTTTTTTTTACCATGGCTTGTGTATGCATATGCAGAAAGATATGTTTGTGCAATATCTGCGGGAGGTTGGGAATCCGCGAGCCGATGACATAGAGTACTGCAACATCCAGCGTATGCCGATTCCTTGGGCGACCACCGCAAACACAACTGATTGTGGGGTCTTCTTGATGCGGCACATGGAGTGCTATATGGGgaaaaacaaaagttttaactGTGGGTTCAGCACGAGTGGGGCGAGGAAGATGGCGGAGGTGAGAAAGCTGAGAAAGAGGTATGCGGCGCACATATTATGTTCGGAGGTGAATGTGCTGCTGCCCAAAATCAAGGAGGATTGCCGAATAGAGTAACACGTGTTAGGGGGTGAAACGGAAGTTACTGTGGAACCATTGTGCATCAATTGCGCCAGCAATGTTTTTGGAAACATGTAATGTACTTTGATGGATTTGGGGATGTTGCTTTAAACTTATTGCGGGGTAGGTGTTTTGTTGGGTATGGCATCGTCACGATGTCTTTTTGGGGATAGACTATCCATATTCAATCTGATGTTTAGTAACTTGGTAATTCTAAACTCTAAAGAATATTAATGTGTTGTTAAATGTCTTAGAATATTATTAATCTAGTTTATTGACGTAGTTGATAATATTATATTAGAGGTTGTTTGAAATTATATAAAGGTACGTGTAACAttatagaaaaagagaaaatgcTGCTTCCAAGGGGAACAGTCTTTCTAAAAAGGTAGTACGAATAttggaaattggggaaagttggTGGCAGAATACTACAAGCATAGGGGTTGGTGTCTATAAAACAACTTTATTGGGAAAAGGAACAATTGCTTTTTGTCACCTTTTGGTCACATCAAAGTGAAGTCACAAAGACTTATATTAAATGTAGCCAGGGAACACCTCTATAAGTATTGTAGTGAAGAACCAAAGTCATATTCTGTAATACTTCACCACTTCAGTTAACCATAAACTGGTAGAGGTCCCAAAGTCTTTTAATGTGATGGACCCGTGTGAAGGTAAGGTTACGGCTAGCCAACCAGGCATGGAGAAGCGGAAGCAAAAGGGGAAGGAAGCATGTGAGGGCCGGTACGGGGAGGTTAACGAAAGAAAAGGGTCTCACCAGAATGGAGAAGACGGGAAAACTGGAGTAGCTTCTGGTGAAGATGCTTCAGAAAACGGAACCAAAAATGTAACTGATGTAGCTGGTGTGTCGCAAGAACCGTCACGCCGAAGGGAGCACGTTGTTCCAGAAGATGAAAAGTTGAAGGGGCTACCAGATGAGTTGGTTAGGTTGCTGACGGATCCAGACCATGAATTATGTGGTTGCCCGTTGTGTCCATACTCACCCGAAACAATCCAGTCCTGGTGTTACCATGACCCATGGGAGAGTGAGCGCAGCCCCTCTCCTCTGTACTTTCATGATGAGGAATTTCCCACACCATGATGAAAAGCTTGTTACAGATGGAGGATAACAATGGGTAGTTAGTATGTTGAaaatggttgaagatgtgttAACCTGATGACCCTATGTTGTAACAAAACGACATACGAATGTCGTCTTGTtggtattttattatgttttttttttttctttttttgtaaCCTACTAGTAGAATGTTTGTTTAAGTTGCTTAGAGGTGAAGTCTACTTCTATAACCTGACgtggtttaatatatatgctgTTTTTATGTGGTTAACACATATTGTTTTGATACTTTCAAGTTAAAAGACCCAAGCATTATGGGGACTAACATGTGTTAACCAGCTGTTTTTATGCCATTGTAAAGTTGTCTAGAGGTGAAGTATACTTATATAACCTGACttggtttaatatatatgctgTTTTTGTGTGGTTAACACAGCTTGTTTTGATCCTTTCAAGTTAAAATGCCCAAGCATTATGGGgagtaacatgtgttaagcagcTGTTTTTATGCCAGATTGTGTGGTTAACAAAGATTGTTTTGATCCTTTCAAGTTAAAAAGACCAAAGCATTATGGGgaataacatgtgttaagcagcTGTTTTTATGccattgtaaaaaaataaaacacagaaaaaaaatatcaaaatgcAGATAATATTAAGATAAACCCGTTAATAGACCACAGCGGTCCCCGAAGATCTTCGGTCCTACAAACACAAAAGTGGCCAAGGCCATAGAGTTTCTTACAATCCTATTTATGGTTATTGGGATGAAAATAGTTCCAACTTCTTACACACGTAACAGAGAAGAGCAGGATGATGTCAAAAGACTGTTACATGTGTGTAAGAAGGCCAAAATGAAGAGAGTCTCCCATTACATAGTACTACATAAAGATTTTAATCAGAGGATCAGTCGCCAGTGGCGGTCTGCCTTTGTTGTTCAGCAGCTGCCTTTGCTGCTTTCATTGCAGCCACCTTAAGGCAGTTGCGTGAGTCGTGGTCGTCGACATACAGACCACAACGCTTGCATAAACGAAGCTGCTTTGGACGTTTTGGTGGTTTTGCTTTGGCCTTCTCACCGGGCCCAGAAATGCGAGTATGAGTACCACATCCTTTATTGCGTGCAACTTCTGGATTAGCAACTTCGACTGGAATGTTGATTGGCTGTCCAACTATTTCTTCCATTTGACActcatttgattcattttcagttGTTGACAAAGGTTGCTTGGAAAGAACATTGATCTTGAAATCCCTGAGTTGGTCAACCAATTTTGCCAACGCATCCTCATCGGTTCTGGCAACATCAATGCATTCAGTAACGAGGTCGAGGATTTCATTCCGCATAATGGACGGTGCGTGTGGGTTGACTCCGTATCGACTGGAAATTGAAAAAACATGTTTGGGGAGGGCATCTCGACGCCACCTATCGTTTATGTATTGTGGTGGAATCCTTTCAACATTTTTCAAGCGATAGACGCAAAAGACATGGCGACACAGATATCCGATACGTGTGAAATTCCTGCATGAGCAACTGGCCGATTGGTCTACAGTGTTATACGTAACCTGTTTTGAACATAGAAAGCAAAAAAGAAAAGCCCTTTAGATGTAACATATGATAGAGGATGGGTAATAATGAaattgcctaacatgtgttacctGATAGACGTTTGTGATGTTGTTCCTTTTATCCAAATGAGTGACGTCTATCAGAAGACTGGAATCGCTGGTCTCAGTTTGGTTTGTGATGTAGCATAAAAACTTCCCTTTAATTATCTCTTTTTGAACTTGCGCGAAAACAGCGTTTGTGTAAATGGCGAACGCGTGCTGTTCTATCGCTAAATCAGTATTGCCAGTGAACATTGTGGATGAGGTTTTGTACTCCGAAACACGTTGACGATATTGGCTGTCTACCCTATTTTCAAAGCACATCATAAATTGTACAAGGGTGTTTGCGCTTGTTGAGTTAACCTTGAAGGCGGCGTTAGAGCTTTCGCAGCGGGAGGtggtcttcatcaagcaacaCATGGGCAGTTCCCTGAAGTAGGCTGGTACCCAGAGATGTTTGATGTTGTACATGTCGTTCAACCAGCTGTGGTCTTGAAGCCCAAATGTTTGTAGGAGGTCATTCCAGCGGGACTCAAACGTTTCAGGATTGATATAAACATTACAAACCAACCGGTGAATGCAGGACCGAAGATCAGTGTTATCGAGCACGTCGGCAGAGATCTGAAAAATTTAATAGTTATAACACGAGTTAGATTAAAACATTTTGAGAAGACATATAAAAAGTGTGTTATGTTGAATAACACATGTTAAGGGCTAACAAACTTCTGTATACCTTGGAGGGTAGTTTTTTCATTATATGCCACATGCATAGATGGTGTCGTGATTCGGTAAAGACCATAGGAACAACTTGTAGCATGGATGGGTCTTGATCACTCAGCACGAGAGTTGGTTGAGTACCGTGTGCCTTCAAGAAAGCCTTAAGCAACCACACGTAAGATTCAATGGACTCGGTTGATATCAAACCCGCTCCAAATGTAACACATTGGAAATGATGATCCACACCCGTGAATGGCACAAAAACCATCTTGTACCTATGAACAAAAAATTGATTTGATGTTAACAATATGTAAAACTTTTTGGGGTTAAGATTGGATACTTGGGGATCAGGCCTAACATATGTTAAGGGGGGGGGGACTAACCTGTTTGTGCTGTAAGTTGCGTCAAACGCTAGGACATCGCCAAAAGCTTGGTAGTTTAGCTTTGAAATCTCATCAGCCCAGAATACAGAGGACAACTTTCCATTTGATACAGTGTAATCAAAAAAGAAGTTGGGTAGGTTGTCAAAACGCTCACGCAGGCGTTCAAGGAAAACTTGTGCGTCGCGTTCACCAATAAAAATTCGCAACTGGTGGCTAAAGTTTTTAAAATCGACCGGCGTCCCATTGACATTGTGATGCCCTCCTTTTAAAGCTACAAGACATCTATAAGCTCTCATTGGTCCGATGCGGTTTAGACTCATGTTG
The Helianthus annuus cultivar XRQ/B chromosome 6, HanXRQr2.0-SUNRISE, whole genome shotgun sequence genome window above contains:
- the LOC110865551 gene encoding protein FAR1-RELATED SEQUENCE 5-like encodes the protein MLIVRSPDVVVSNNFMNSAFNDDQVMDNEEASQDSQMQPMTVAVSGSSHGSSMFAESSRGQLDGPSNPYFVFDTPQGTRYWIPNVADKFIPVCGKSYPTFADVLSMYELYAFEAGFSVKKGQTKVWNGIPTHKYLRCSKYGKPQPKRTFDTLDESSVKHRRTTFTWCDCKASILVSISNDSYTVLSFNDIHNHELVESYNRDLSKISRKLSFSTKQFIHNMSLNRIGPMRAYRCLVALKGGHHNVNGTPVDFKNFSHQLRIFIGERDAQVFLERLRERFDNLPNFFFDYTVSNGKLSSVFWADEISKLNYQAFGDVLAFDATYSTNRYKMVFVPFTGVDHHFQCVTFGAGLISTESIESYVWLLKAFLKAHGTQPTLVLSDQDPSMLQVVPMVFTESRHHLCMWHIMKKLPSKISADVLDNTDLRSCIHRLVCNVYINPETLLQGTAHVLLDEDHLPLRKL
- the LOC118479897 gene encoding protein FAR1-RELATED SEQUENCE 3-like, translated to MFTGNTDLAIEQHAFAIYTNAVFAQVQKEIIKGKFLCYITNQTETSDSSLLIDVTHLDKRNNITNVYQVTYNTVDQSASCSCRNFTRIGYLCRHVFCVYRLKNVERIPPQYINDRWRRDALPKHVFSISSRYGVNPHAPSIMRNEILDLVTECIDVARTDEDALAKLVDQLRDFKINVLSKQPLSTTENESNECQMEEIVGQPINIPVEVANPEVARNKGCGTHTRISGPGEKAKAKPPKRPKQLRLCKRCGLYVDDHDSRNCLKVAAMKAAKAAAEQQRQTATGD